A single Perca flavescens isolate YP-PL-M2 chromosome 2, PFLA_1.0, whole genome shotgun sequence DNA region contains:
- the LOC114566910 gene encoding zinc finger and SCAN domain-containing protein 2 → MASYVNFHGQMAAIMEVLANTAVAEICQLVDDGFATLRLEVSRSQRENLALKGRLRLMEVRSGEPIPPTCTRRDHFGEDGSAITKKVKFPMVENTDPQQSQLVVVTEQPVEPEVLIIKTERQEEELSVVEDHQTASNSSVGPLALALAAESDRPLSVEAETPRVSASGRYENQDLARPGAQQQEKNDERVDEASTRCRYSHPAEQSHGGGGPNTARQTTDLTKEDDKRCVDSMSAESSSSSKVPDIDTAPIKKLDSALSPTNTGGKGGLCGAAADWTGEEVFAAVKLEAEPSCSEAFRTYNPLVSVTGDESLSNSRLTNTTSLHTESEAAALDGSSLDDSSFDDLFSSPEVARSLTAPTIRFTNGITCTEEPLSTSSFPFPSSFRNSPMLDSPTVSSFANASSDSRRRSFSSSTERVFSCQHCGRLFSTSRDVAVHQRSHAGDRIYNCYLCKKPFVHPHQLKTHQRVHTGEKPFSCSQCGKRFSQSSHIKRHMSVHTGEKRYSCSLCGKRFSQACSLKVHQTVHTGERPYSCTNCGKSFSVLGNLVRHQSVHISK, encoded by the exons ATGGCGAGTTATGTGAATTTCCACGGCCAGATGGCGGCCATCATGGAAGTGTTGGCTAACACGGCGGTGGCTGAGATCTGTCAGCTCGTGGATGACGGGTTCGCCACCCTGAGGCTGGAAGTGTCCCGGAGCCAGAGGGAGAACCTGGCCCTGAAGGGCAGGCTGCGGCTCATGGAGGTCCGTTCAGGAGAGCCCATCCCCCCGACCTGCACCAGGAGAG ATCACTTCGGAGAAGACGGCTCTGCCATTACCAAAAAAGTCAAGTTCCCTATGGTGGAGAATACAGACCCTCAGCAGTCCCAG CTGGTGGTTGTGACGGAGCAGCCGGTGGAGCCAGAGGTGCTTATAATAAAGACGGAAaggcaggaggaggagctgagTGTGGTGGAAGACCATCAGACAGCTTCTAACAGCAGTG TTGGACCTCTGGCTCTGGCTCTTGCTGCTGAGAGCGACCGCCCGCTGAGCGTTGAAGCAGAAACCCCCAGAGTCAGTGCGTCAGGTCGGTATGAAAATCAGGATTTAGCCAGACCTGGAGCTCAGCAACAGGAGAAGAACGACGAGAGAGTGGACGAGGCCAGTACTCGGTGTCGGTACTCTCATCCTGCGGAACAAAGCCACGGAGGTGGCGGTCCAAACACAGCCAGGCAAACGACAGACTTGACCAAAGAAGATGACAAACGTTGTGTTGACTCCATGTCTGCTGAgtccagtagtagtagtaaagttCCTGATATAGACACGGCACCGATAAAGAAACTAGACTCAGCGCTGTCACCTACAAATACCGGAGGCAAGGGTGGTTTGTGTGGTGCGGCAGCAGACTGGACGGGAGAGGAAGTGTTCGCAGCAGTCAAACTGGAGGCTGAGCCTTCCTGTTCTGAAGCTTTTAGGACTTATAACCCTTTAGTTTCTGTCACTGGAGATGAGAGTCTGAGTAACAGCAGGTTAACTAACACTACCAGTCTGCACACTGAGAGTGAAGCAGCAGCGCTGGACGGCAGCAGCTTGGACGACTCCTCCTTTGATGACCTGTTCTCCTCCCCAGAGGTGGCCAGGTCTCTGACAGCTCCAACCATACGCTTCACAAACGGCATCACGTGCACGGAGGAGCCCCTGTCAACCTCATCTTTTCCTTTCCCAAGCAGCTTCAGGAACTCTCCCATGTTGGACTCTCCGACCGTCTCCTCCTTCGCTAACGCCTCCTCTGACTCCAGGCGCAGGAGCTTTTCCAGCAGCACAGAGCGGGTATTTAGCTGCCAGCACTGCGGCCGCCTCTTCTCAACCTCCAGAGACGTGGCGGTGCACCAGCGCTCCCACGCCGGGGACAGGATCTACAACTGTTACCTCTGCAAGAAGCCCTTCGTCCACCCACACCAGCTGAAAACCCACCAGCGGGTGCACACCGGAGAGAAGCCGTTCAGCTGCAGTCAGTGCGGCAAGCGCTTCTCCCAGTCCAGCCACATCAAGAGACACATGAGCGTCCACACGGGGGAGAAGCGCTACAGCTGTAGCCTGTGTGGGAAACGCTTCTCGCAGGCCTGCAGCCTCAAGGTGCACCAGACTGTCCACACCGGGGAGAGACCCTACAGTTGCACAAATTGTGGCAAAAGCTTCTCTGTGCTGGGGAACCTGGTCCGCCACCAGAGCGTGCACATCAGCAaataa